A genomic region of Brevibacillus sp. JNUCC-41 contains the following coding sequences:
- a CDS encoding pentapeptide repeat-containing protein — protein sequence MIEKLNTHVHNIFAPYKSAKTANELEEELLQNLLEKYNDHRRNGTSEQEAYKLTVDSIGEVSELMESLNLQYNVLEQAISMDYSRQRLLDSDFRSVSVHDGKFNSCDLSRSDFSHSDLTNSTFKSTNLNNCIFENANLTSTLFKSANLKGVTFKNCLYNKTHFKGCNLSGLIFDKETFKQTIFEGSSLKKASFRDATLINVQFRMSDLKKIDFTGASMDKLTYNFLHGAKVDLSGVTII from the coding sequence GTGATTGAAAAATTGAATACACATGTTCATAACATTTTTGCTCCGTACAAAAGTGCAAAAACAGCAAATGAATTGGAAGAAGAACTGCTGCAAAACTTACTGGAAAAATACAATGACCATAGAAGGAATGGTACGAGCGAGCAGGAAGCGTATAAGCTGACTGTGGATTCGATTGGGGAAGTGTCAGAGCTCATGGAATCGCTCAATCTGCAATACAATGTGCTTGAGCAGGCGATAAGCATGGACTATTCCAGGCAACGCTTATTAGATTCCGACTTCCGCTCGGTTTCGGTGCATGATGGAAAATTTAATTCCTGCGATTTAAGCCGTTCTGATTTCAGCCATTCCGATCTGACGAACAGCACATTTAAAAGCACTAACTTAAATAATTGCATCTTTGAAAACGCCAATTTAACCAGTACCTTATTTAAAAGCGCAAATTTAAAAGGAGTTACTTTCAAGAACTGCCTTTATAATAAAACCCATTTTAAAGGCTGTAATTTATCTGGTCTTATTTTTGATAAGGAAACATTCAAACAAACCATTTTCGAGGGTTCTTCATTGAAAAAGGCATCATTTCGCGATGCCACACTCATCAATGTTCAATTTCGGATGTCCGATTTAAAGAAAATCGACTTTACTGGAGCTTCGATGGATAAACTCACTTACAACTTTTTACATGGAGCTAAGGTTGATCTTAGCGGCGTGACCATCATCTAA
- a CDS encoding PhzF family phenazine biosynthesis protein, whose amino-acid sequence MKMVRVFHYDAFSSRPNKGNPAGVVLDADGLTENEMQDIALKVGFNETSFPMESDIADLRIRYFTPGHEMNLCGHATMATIHALKTRGLLDKDELMIETGVGILPIKIHTTADQEIYITMKQAAPQFVAFNGDKGSLASSLGLDIDDLENELPIVYGSTGLWTLLVPVKERDSFKRMKANNKLFPQLLKEMPRASVHPFCLETYDSDAHMHARHFSSPFSGTIEDPVTGTASGVMGAYYAKYIKEGLEDEVHLLIEQGHEIGKDGRVRVTAAKNHDTYDIEITGNAVYVKEFEVEV is encoded by the coding sequence TTGAAGATGGTAAGGGTTTTTCATTACGATGCGTTCAGTAGTAGACCAAATAAAGGAAATCCGGCGGGCGTGGTTTTAGATGCGGATGGACTGACGGAAAATGAAATGCAGGATATAGCGCTGAAGGTGGGGTTCAATGAGACCTCTTTTCCCATGGAGTCCGATATTGCGGATCTTAGAATCCGTTATTTTACACCAGGACATGAAATGAATCTCTGCGGTCACGCGACAATGGCCACCATCCATGCGCTGAAGACAAGGGGATTGCTGGATAAGGATGAGCTGATGATTGAAACAGGAGTGGGAATATTGCCAATCAAGATCCATACGACCGCGGATCAAGAGATATACATCACGATGAAGCAGGCCGCGCCTCAGTTTGTAGCGTTTAACGGAGATAAGGGTAGCTTGGCCAGTTCCCTCGGACTTGACATAGATGATCTTGAAAATGAATTACCTATCGTTTATGGAAGTACAGGTTTATGGACTTTACTGGTTCCGGTAAAGGAACGTGATTCATTCAAAAGGATGAAGGCGAACAATAAACTGTTTCCGCAATTATTAAAGGAAATGCCAAGAGCTTCAGTTCATCCCTTTTGCCTGGAAACGTATGATAGTGATGCCCATATGCATGCCCGGCATTTTTCCTCGCCATTTTCAGGTACGATTGAAGACCCTGTTACAGGAACGGCTTCAGGTGTAATGGGCGCTTATTATGCAAAATACATAAAGGAGGGTCTTGAAGATGAGGTGCACCTATTAATCGAACAGGGACATGAAATCGGGAAGGATGGCAGAGTCCGCGTTACGGCTGCCAAAAACCATGATACATACGATATTGAAATCACCGGGAATGCTGTCTACGTTAAAGAATTTGAAGTGGAGGTCTAA
- the galE gene encoding UDP-glucose 4-epimerase GalE, whose amino-acid sequence MILVVGGAGYIGSHLVKELVNTEEVVILDNLSTGFRSLVDSKAILVEGNLGDEAVLKDIFLKYPIKAVMHFAANSLVGESVQDPYKYYENNVGATLTLLNIMLKHDVKNFIFSSTAATYGIPNVDMIDEDQPTNPINPYGRSKLMVEQILGDFAKAYGLHYVVLRYFNAAGAHASAEIGESHDPETHLIPIILQHLLGQREKISVFGTDYDTEDGTCIRDYIHVTDLAQAHIIALQALLSGKKDTATYNLGNGKGYSVKDVIDTCEKVTGVKPTIEYADRRPGDPARLVASANKIYEELGWKASIDLEEIIESAWKWHKSQMN is encoded by the coding sequence ATGATTTTGGTTGTTGGCGGTGCAGGATATATTGGAAGTCATCTTGTAAAAGAGTTAGTGAATACTGAAGAGGTTGTCATTCTGGATAATCTATCAACCGGTTTTCGTTCGCTGGTCGATTCGAAGGCCATCTTGGTGGAAGGAAATTTAGGGGACGAAGCGGTCTTGAAAGATATTTTCCTTAAGTATCCCATTAAAGCCGTTATGCACTTTGCTGCAAATAGCTTGGTTGGGGAGTCTGTCCAAGATCCTTATAAATACTATGAAAATAATGTAGGTGCAACTCTTACATTGTTGAATATCATGCTCAAGCATGATGTTAAGAATTTCATTTTTTCTTCAACGGCAGCTACATACGGGATACCGAATGTTGATATGATTGATGAGGATCAGCCAACCAATCCGATTAATCCATATGGCCGCTCGAAATTGATGGTAGAGCAGATCTTAGGAGACTTCGCAAAAGCATATGGACTTCATTATGTCGTCTTGCGTTACTTTAATGCGGCCGGAGCACATGCATCGGCAGAAATCGGTGAAAGCCATGACCCGGAAACACACTTGATTCCGATCATTTTACAGCATTTATTAGGGCAACGTGAGAAGATTTCCGTGTTTGGTACGGACTATGACACAGAAGATGGCACTTGCATCCGTGATTATATCCATGTAACGGATTTAGCCCAAGCTCATATAATCGCGCTTCAAGCCCTATTATCCGGGAAGAAGGATACGGCCACCTACAATCTTGGGAATGGAAAAGGATATTCGGTTAAGGATGTAATCGACACTTGTGAAAAAGTCACGGGAGTGAAACCGACCATCGAGTATGCAGACCGTCGCCCTGGAGATCCCGCCCGCCTGGTTGCTTCGGCCAATAAGATATATGAAGAGCTTGGTTGGAAAGCATCGATAGATTTGGAAGAAATCATTGAAAGTGCGTGGAAATGGCATAAATCTCAAATGAATTAA
- a CDS encoding CDP-glycerol glycerophosphotransferase family protein, protein MNKKVIKRKVDFLKQPIANFLLKENHQRVNKYAKYYEKLSVQKNTILYESRDGNSMTDSPYAMFKYMLENQDYQDFMHIWSIQDFNVLSGVMAKYKDMPNVQFVQRNSKEYLKWLATSEYLINNSTFQSFFIPKSDQIYINTWHGTPLKNMGFDIPGNPSHSQNVVRNFLSADFILSPNAHTTNMFTKSYKLNGLYKGEIIEEGYPRIDLTLNTNPGEYKDYLRNLGLKISDAKESILYAPTWKGTNLAKVDNDLLQIIADMNDLQSQVGEQYNILIKVHPYLYKEATKHSEIKDRLIPDHVDTNELLAAVDLLITDYSSIFFDYLVTDKPILFYTWDTDVYAEQRGQYLQNDELPGPMLFNSKELALAIKDIKNVKLGYSDKYKKMQEKFTNHEDGKVTERIVKNIFNKSTKQLNTITGLDSAKEKILIYPGGMRDNGITSSFLNLMNNIDYDKYDVSCFTATPHSHEALKNLGKVNKNVRFLFKPGLPVYKILEVYKDKFIHNRGERGFLGKKLYPEDAYIREHARLFGKTKFDFVIDFSGYSHYWAKYLLAADAKKKVCYMHNDLLSESEKTFNGKRPHRINLRGLFSVYNRFDKLVSVSEGTMELNRKNLLDYADYDKFDYVMNSINPDKILQIEPNESEVIENDEKALITENFKARAILRDVKDNHVWNALPGISNATQFPLEERFEGAEIVISRKAHANQNTFYKFSHNNQIIGWISEEAVELLPDSIIYEKEVDKIARLVRPRSNYIWSLPYKVEGTYKISGSQDFKGIIVNVDKEAKTQHSIYSRISVKDKIIGWIDNSALSMLEHCTINEDMSLNDKLQIMMKRKYIISRNYKNNKKFIDKIENRTLKEINTGNQKYGKITNPEDHTIWTKAYPNYKAKRVSRAIDFEGQIVRIIKYNRTNKGGYYLFEIDNKKIGWLNTRAFEVIEEPILLKEREVRGTAEINLGDYNIWDKPYGLQDAMVLENGPSFNGRIVEFDKEAVTQLGTYAHISLDGISIGWIDKQALCVQEVHGLEVNNQFVPYPDKNDFNFVNMGRLSPEKGQDNLIRAFAGFHEKHKNSKLYILGQGPLKEDLQAIVDELDLNHSIHLLGQLENPFSFMEKCDCFVLSSHYEGQPMVLLEAMTLGMKIMATDIVANRTVLENGKYGLLVENSIDGLEKGLSTMVSNDNPKLAKFDYTQYNGLAMETFNKCL, encoded by the coding sequence TCAATGTCCTTTCAGGTGTAATGGCGAAGTATAAGGATATGCCGAATGTTCAATTCGTTCAACGCAATTCAAAGGAATATTTAAAATGGCTGGCAACAAGTGAGTATTTAATCAATAACTCCACATTCCAGTCTTTCTTCATCCCTAAAAGCGATCAAATTTACATCAATACCTGGCATGGAACGCCCCTTAAAAATATGGGCTTTGATATACCCGGTAACCCTTCACATTCTCAAAACGTTGTCAGGAACTTCTTGAGTGCGGATTTCATCTTGAGCCCTAATGCCCATACTACTAATATGTTTACAAAAAGCTATAAACTGAATGGTTTGTATAAAGGTGAAATTATAGAAGAAGGATATCCGAGGATCGATTTGACGCTGAACACGAATCCGGGGGAGTATAAGGATTATCTAAGAAATCTAGGTTTGAAAATCAGCGATGCCAAGGAAAGTATTTTATATGCCCCGACTTGGAAGGGGACGAATCTGGCTAAAGTGGATAACGATCTTTTGCAAATCATTGCAGATATGAATGATCTACAAAGTCAAGTCGGTGAACAATATAATATATTGATTAAGGTGCACCCTTATCTTTATAAAGAAGCCACTAAGCATTCGGAAATTAAGGATCGACTAATACCTGATCATGTGGATACAAATGAATTGCTTGCTGCAGTCGATTTGCTTATCACAGACTATTCTAGTATCTTCTTTGATTACCTTGTTACCGATAAGCCCATTCTGTTCTACACATGGGATACGGACGTTTATGCTGAGCAAAGGGGTCAATATCTCCAAAATGATGAACTCCCGGGACCGATGCTTTTTAACTCAAAAGAATTGGCACTGGCCATTAAAGATATTAAAAATGTGAAATTGGGATATTCCGATAAATATAAAAAAATGCAGGAAAAATTCACGAACCATGAGGATGGAAAAGTAACAGAGAGAATAGTCAAAAATATTTTCAATAAATCTACGAAACAACTGAACACAATTACTGGCCTCGATTCCGCAAAGGAAAAAATATTGATTTATCCTGGCGGAATGAGGGATAACGGAATTACTTCCTCTTTCCTTAACTTAATGAATAATATTGATTACGATAAATATGATGTCAGCTGTTTTACTGCCACTCCTCATTCTCATGAAGCACTAAAGAATCTTGGCAAGGTGAATAAGAATGTGCGTTTTTTATTCAAACCTGGCTTGCCTGTGTATAAAATTTTGGAAGTCTACAAAGATAAATTCATCCATAACAGAGGGGAAAGAGGATTCTTAGGGAAGAAGCTTTACCCGGAAGATGCCTATATTAGAGAGCATGCACGTTTATTCGGTAAAACGAAGTTTGATTTTGTGATCGATTTTAGCGGTTATAGCCATTATTGGGCTAAGTATCTTCTGGCGGCAGATGCAAAAAAGAAAGTTTGTTATATGCATAATGATTTGCTTTCCGAAAGTGAGAAAACTTTTAATGGAAAGAGACCTCACCGTATCAATCTAAGGGGACTATTTTCCGTATATAATCGATTTGATAAGCTTGTAAGTGTTTCTGAGGGAACGATGGAATTAAACCGAAAGAATCTATTGGATTATGCAGACTACGATAAATTTGATTATGTAATGAATTCTATCAACCCAGATAAAATCCTTCAAATCGAGCCAAATGAATCTGAAGTTATCGAAAATGATGAAAAGGCATTGATCACAGAAAACTTCAAAGCAAGGGCGATATTAAGGGATGTTAAGGATAATCATGTTTGGAATGCCCTTCCGGGAATTTCGAATGCCACTCAATTTCCATTGGAAGAACGATTTGAAGGTGCTGAAATCGTGATTTCGAGAAAGGCCCATGCTAATCAGAACACTTTTTATAAATTCAGCCATAACAATCAAATCATTGGCTGGATTAGTGAAGAAGCTGTGGAGCTGTTGCCAGACAGCATCATTTATGAAAAAGAAGTGGATAAGATTGCAAGGTTAGTAAGACCTCGATCGAACTATATTTGGTCGTTGCCGTATAAGGTTGAAGGCACGTACAAAATCTCTGGCAGTCAGGATTTTAAAGGGATCATTGTAAACGTCGATAAGGAAGCAAAAACCCAGCATTCGATTTATAGCAGAATATCTGTAAAAGATAAGATAATAGGCTGGATAGATAATTCGGCTTTATCCATGCTTGAACATTGTACAATCAATGAAGACATGAGCTTAAATGACAAGCTGCAAATCATGATGAAAAGAAAGTATATAATATCCAGAAACTATAAAAACAATAAAAAGTTCATTGATAAGATTGAGAATAGGACGCTGAAGGAAATAAACACGGGTAATCAGAAGTACGGAAAAATAACCAATCCGGAGGACCATACAATCTGGACGAAGGCTTATCCGAACTACAAGGCCAAAAGAGTGAGCAGGGCAATCGATTTTGAAGGGCAAATCGTCAGGATCATAAAGTATAACAGAACAAACAAAGGCGGCTATTACCTTTTCGAAATCGATAATAAGAAAATAGGCTGGTTAAATACAAGAGCATTTGAAGTGATAGAAGAGCCAATCCTGTTAAAAGAACGGGAAGTTCGCGGCACTGCCGAAATTAACTTGGGCGATTATAATATTTGGGATAAGCCTTATGGGCTGCAAGATGCCATGGTCTTGGAAAATGGGCCAAGCTTCAATGGCCGGATCGTGGAATTCGATAAAGAAGCGGTTACCCAACTTGGTACTTATGCCCATATATCATTGGATGGGATATCTATAGGCTGGATAGATAAACAGGCGTTATGCGTGCAAGAGGTCCATGGATTGGAAGTGAATAATCAATTCGTTCCATATCCTGATAAAAATGATTTTAACTTTGTCAATATGGGAAGATTATCACCTGAAAAAGGTCAAGATAATTTGATTCGTGCTTTCGCAGGCTTTCATGAAAAACACAAAAATAGTAAACTGTATATTTTAGGACAAGGCCCATTAAAGGAAGATTTGCAGGCAATCGTTGATGAGCTGGACTTAAATCATTCCATTCATCTTCTGGGACAGCTAGAAAATCCATTTTCGTTCATGGAAAAATGTGACTGCTTCGTTCTTTCTTCACATTATGAAGGGCAGCCTATGGTTTTATTGGAGGCGATGACTTTAGGAATGAAAATCATGGCTACTGATATAGTGGCTAACCGAACCGTTTTGGAAAACGGCAAATATGGTTTACTTGTCGAAAATAGCATAGATGGGCTGGAAAAGGGCTTATCTACCATGGTTAGTAATGATAATCCTAAACTAGCGAAGTTTGATTACACCCAATATAATGGATTGGCCATGGAAACCTTCAATAAATGCTTATAA